The Alteribacter keqinensis DNA segment TGTCCGCCTTATGGGAAGAACAGCAGCCGGTGTTAAAGGAGTGACTCTCCAAAACGACGATGAAGTAGTCGGGATGGATATCATCCATGAAGACCAGGATGTTCTTATTGTTACGGAAAAAGGATTCGGAAAGCGTACCACTATTGAAGAATACCGCGTCCAGACCCGTGGCGGTAAAGGGATTAAAACATGCAATATCACTGACAAAAACGGTGACCTTGTTTCTCTTAAAGTCGTTTCCGACGACGATGATCTGATGATTATTACAACTTCAGGTGTTATCATCCGTATGCACGTAAACGAAATCTCCCAGACAAGCCGGAACACTCAAGGTGTCCGACTTATCCGTGTAGGAGACGAAGAACACGTATCCACTGTCGCCCTCGTTAACATCGAGGATGAAGAAATCGATGAAGATGTGGACGGAGAAGGTGCACCGGAAGAAGCAGAAGAAGAAACACAAGAAGAACCGCCGGCAAATGAGACGGCCGATTCTGAAAGTGACACAGAAGAATAATGTACTTAAACGCCCTGCTGGGATCCGGCGGGGCGTTTGTTTATATAGGAGGTACCTGTTGTCCTCTCATATTTAAAAGCGTTATAGATAGTTCAGGCAAAAGCAGATACAGAGCCGTATCAAAAGGAAAGATAGTCCGATTGACTATTGCTTCGTTTTCATATGGAATTATAGGTATGTAAGAACAAGGGGAGTATTCAGATGAGAGTAAAAATAAACGATTTGGTTCCGGGATGCATTATTTCAGAAGACGTCTATAAAAAGGGGACCAGCCCTCTTATAAAAAAGAATACAACGATTACTGAGAAGCACATTACTACCCTGAAACTCTTTTTTATTCAGGATGTCCCTGTAGAAGCGAAGCTGACAGATGGAAGGATATTTTCTCCTTCTGAAATAATTACAGAAGCAGATTCAACTCATAATCATAAAGAGAGTGTTCAGCCCTCTGCCAATTTTATTATTAATTACAAAGAAGCAGTAGCAGATTATAAGAAGCTCTTTGTAAAATGGCAGGGTGGGACAAAAATAGACGCATATGGAATTCGGCAGCTTCTATTAAAAATCATTTCCGAAAAACCTGAACCTGAAATTCTGCTGCACTTACATCGTCAGTCCACAGTAACTGACTACAACTATCATCATGCCATAGCAAGGGCTGTTCTCAGTTATATGATAGGAGAACGGCTTGATCTGCAGGAAAAAGATCTGGTACAGCTGGGGATCAGCGCTTTAATGGCTGATTGCGGAATGTCAAAAGTATCTTCCACTATTCTGTTAAATAAGAATCTCATGAAAGGTCAGTTTAAAGAAATACACGATCATCCACGATATGGTTTTTCCATGCTGGAAGGAGTTACGGGAGTTTCTGAACAGGCCCGTCTAGGAGTCCTTCAGCATCATGAACGGGAAAACGGCAGCGGATACCCGAACAAAATAAAAGGAGACCGTATCCACCAGTTTGCAAAAATTATTGCAGCAGCAGACATGTACCATGCAATGACATGCGAACGTCCCTATCAAAAGAGGCAGCCGCCATATAAGGTTTTGGAGATCATAGGTAAAGAATGTTTCGGCCTTTTGGATCCTTTAGTAATCGATAAAATAAAATCACTGTTGATTAATTTAAAAATTGGAGAAAAAGTACGTTTAACAAATGGGGAAGAAGGGGTAATAGTATTTTTACAGAGTAATGAACCTACCCGCCCTATTCTACGCATGTTAACATCCAACGAACTTTTTAAACTCTCTGATGCCACTTCCCTGTTTATTGATTCCAAAGTCGATTAGCCATTTTATTAAGACTGTAAAATTATTTTAAAATATTTATTAAAAACTTCTTGTTTCCATGTGAGTCGCATGGTATATTTATATTCGTTGCTCAAGACAAGGCAACAAACATTTTCCAGTGATAACATAATCATCAAATTCTT contains these protein-coding regions:
- a CDS encoding HD-GYP domain-containing protein gives rise to the protein MRVKINDLVPGCIISEDVYKKGTSPLIKKNTTITEKHITTLKLFFIQDVPVEAKLTDGRIFSPSEIITEADSTHNHKESVQPSANFIINYKEAVADYKKLFVKWQGGTKIDAYGIRQLLLKIISEKPEPEILLHLHRQSTVTDYNYHHAIARAVLSYMIGERLDLQEKDLVQLGISALMADCGMSKVSSTILLNKNLMKGQFKEIHDHPRYGFSMLEGVTGVSEQARLGVLQHHERENGSGYPNKIKGDRIHQFAKIIAAADMYHAMTCERPYQKRQPPYKVLEIIGKECFGLLDPLVIDKIKSLLINLKIGEKVRLTNGEEGVIVFLQSNEPTRPILRMLTSNELFKLSDATSLFIDSKVD